One part of the Aspergillus luchuensis IFO 4308 DNA, chromosome 5, nearly complete sequence genome encodes these proteins:
- a CDS encoding uncharacterized protein (COG:S;~EggNog:ENOG410PRBS;~InterPro:IPR004827;~go_function: GO:0003700 - DNA-binding transcription factor activity [Evidence IEA];~go_process: GO:0006355 - regulation of transcription, DNA-templated [Evidence IEA]), translated as MSSTLTGPSPGDAHPAEDHSTFGRKRPRSDDDSASSDGPDPVRPRPLSWQPSAPVEPSVKSTQLRSIGVESILNPPSKAAVVTAEPGREPLGSQVPTTSSSPSHARLPSSPSVHLPSPSVHPAKRLSASPAMKHHQAIAPASPSARFVSTGGGYAPRLGVSQSPLAHPSRLASYSAAPGSPLSGDPYPGQSVSTSSHPAPAPISMHSTPTFHSRRTSANPTPAPSSQETSPTTPVSAYSQLGRSSPAVSAAPMQQTTPSFLNTSAYGSSEPAARLPSVMAGPRSTGEEAAAAGAQPENPPYPGMIPCILDLKSGSSSQAEKRKANSDASRRFRNRKRNEMQLEQKIAGQLEEIQKKTEELKRRDDQIRSLMQERDFYRSERDFFREHVSRLVPTGQLPARPASPLTLRPPFESTASEREATWHASEARKMVENTSGSGKLAPAPSHLMAGSSTRPPVTWSATPTSYPAAHVERGMLPDDQQARSLPQFPGQWARSS; from the coding sequence ATGTCGTCCACCTTGACTGGCCCTTCCCCAGGCGATGCACATCCGGCCGAGGATCACAGTACGTTTGGTAGAAAGCGGCCTCGCTCAGACGATGACTCTGCATCTTCCGATGGACCGGACCCTGTGCGTCCCCGGCCTCTTTCCTGGCAACCATCAGCTCCTGTGGAACCTTCCGTGAAATCTACTCAGCTTCGTTCCATCGGCGTGGAGTCGATCTTGAATCCACCGTCAAAAGCAGCAGTCGTTACAGCAGAACCCGGTCGCGAACCATTAGGGTCCCAGGTGCCGACTACTTCATCGTCACCATCCCATGCCCGActgccctcctccccatcagtccatcttccctctccctccgttCACCCAGCAAAACGCCTCTCTGCGTCTCCCGCTATGAAGCATCATCAGGCCATCGccccagcttctccttctgcgcGGTTTGTTTCAACGGGAGGCGGTTACGCCCCGAGACTGGGTGTTTCACAGTCTCCTCTGGCTCACCCATCTCGTCTAGCCTCTTATTCAGCAGCTCCTGGCTCTCCCCTATCCGGTGATCCATATCCTGGACAGTCGGTTTCGACATCTTCGCATCCTGCACCGGCTCCAATCTCCATGCATTCGACTCCAACTTTCCACAGCCGTCGAACAAGCGCCAACCCTACGCCTGCTCCAAGCTCTCAGGAAACAAGCCCTACAACCCCTGTTTCTGCTTACAGTCAGCTCGGGCGGTCATCTCCAGCAGTGTCTGCTGCGCCAATGCAGCAAACTACACCCTCGTTCCTCAATACATCCGCATACGGATCCAGTGAGCCCGCTGCTCGCTTGCCTTCAGTCATGGCAGGACCAAGATCCACAGGGGAAGAAGCGGCTGCTGCGGGAGCCCAGCCAGAGAATCCCCCTTACCCTGGCATGATTCCTTGCATACTAGATTTGAAATCAGGGTCCTCTAGCCAGGCAGAGAAACGGAAGGCGAACAGTGATGCATCGAGGCGGTTCCGGAATCGGAAGAGAAACGAGATGCagctggagcagaagatTGCTGggcagctggaggagatccagaagaagacTGAAGAGTTGAAGAGGCGGGACGATCAAATCCGATCTCTGATGCAGGAACGGGATTTCTATCGCTCTGAGAGGGATTTTTTCCGCGAACACGTCTCCCGCTTGGTGCCTACAGGTCAGCTTCCGGCCAGGCCAGCATCCCCGCTTACCCTACGACCGCCTTTCGAGTCCACCGCCTCTGAGCGCGAGGCCACATGGCATGCCTCGGAGGCCAGAAAGATGGTCGAGAACACTTCTGGAAGTGGGAAGCTGGCCCCAGCGCCATCTCACCTGATGGCCGGTTCGTCCACTAGGCCGCCCGTGACGTGGTCGGCCACTCCTACTTCGTATCCGGCAGCCCACGTTGAACGAGGTATGCTGCCCGACGACCAGCAAGCAAGATCATTGCCCCAGTTTCCGGGACAATGGGCGCGAAGCTCTTGA
- a CDS encoding histidine phosphatase family protein (COG:S;~EggNog:ENOG410PJ9P;~InterPro:IPR016274,IPR033379,IPR000560,IPR029033;~PFAM:PF00328;~TransMembrane:1 (i21-44o);~go_function: GO:0016791 - phosphatase activity [Evidence IEA]), giving the protein MKGLYEDRPVRRDGRSCQSLLCKKFLLIGIMGVSAVLLPLYLLAGVTSGLAVPASRNQSTCDTVDQGYQCFSETSHLWGQYAPFFSLANESAISPDVPAGCRVTFAQVLSRHGARYPTESKGKKYSALIEEIQQNVTTFDGKYAFLKTYNYSLGADDLTPFGEQELVNSGIKFYQRYESLTRNIIPFIRSSGSSRVIASGEKFIEGFQSTKLKDPRAQPGQSSPKIDVVISEASSSNNTLDPGTCTVFEDSELADTVEANFTATFAPSIRQRLENDLSGVTLTDTEVTYLMDMCSFDTISTSTVDTKLSPFCDLFTHDEWIHYDYLQSLKKYYGHGAGNPLGPTQGVGYANELIARLTHSPVHDDTSSNHTLDSNPATFPLNSTLYADFSHDNGIISILFALGLYNGTKPLSTTTVENITQTDGFSSAWTVPFASRLYVEMMQCQAEQEPLVRVLVNDRVVPLHGCPIDALGRCTRDSFVRGLSFARSGGDWAECSA; this is encoded by the exons ATGAAGGGGTTATATGAGGACCGTCCGGTCCGGCGCGATGGCCGTAGCTGCCAATCGCTGCTGTGCAAGAAATTTCTTCTCATAGGCATCATGGGCGTCTCTGCTGTTCTACTTCCTTTGTATCTCCTAGCTGG AGTCACCTCCGGACTGGCAGTCCCCGCCTCGAGAAATCAATCCACTTGCGATACGGTCGATCAAGGGTATCAATGCTTCTCCGAGACTTCGCATCTTTGGGGTCAATACGCGCCGTTCTTCTCTCTGGCAAACGAATCGGCCATCTCCCCTGATGTGCCCGCCGGTTGCAGAGTCACTTTCGCTCAGGTCCTCTCCCGTCATGGAGCGCGGTATCCGACCGAGTCCAAGGGCAAGAAATACTCCGCTCTCATTGAGGAGATCCAGCAGAACGTGACCACCTTTGATGGAAAATATGCCTTCCTGAAGACATACAACTACAGCTTGGGTGCAGATGACCTGACTCCCTTCGGAGAGCAGGAGCTAGTCAACTCCGGCATCAAGTTCTACCAGCGATACGAATCGCTCACAAGGAACATCATTCCGTTCATCCGATCCTCTGGCTCCAGCCGCGTGATCGCCTCCGGCGAGAAATTCATTGAGGGCTTCCAGAGCACCAAGCTGAAGGATCCTCGTGCCCAGCCGGGCCAATCGTCGCCCAAGATCGACGTGGTCATTTCCGAGGCCAGCTCATCCAACAACACTCTCGACCCAGGCACCTGCACTGTCTTTGAAGACAGCGAATTGGCCGATACCGTCGAAGCCAATTTCACCGCCACGTTCGCCCCCTCCATTCGTCAACGTCTGGAGAACGACCTGTCTGGCGTGACTCTCACAGACACAGAAGTGACCTACCTCATGGACATGTGCTCCTTCgacaccatctccaccagcaccgTCGACACCAAGCTGTCCCCCTTCTGTGACCTGTTCACCCATGACGAATGGATCCACTACGACTACCTCCAGTCCCTGAAAAAATACTACGGCCATGGCGCAGGTAACCCGCTCGGCCCGACCCAGGGCGTCGGCTACGCTAACGAGCTCATCGCCCGTCTCACCCACTCGCCTGTCCACGATGACACCAGCTCCAACCACACCTTGGACTCGAACCCAGCTACCTTCCCGCTCAACTCTACTCTCTACGCGGACTTTTCCCACGATAACGGCATCATCTCTATCCTCTTTGCTTTGGGTCTGTACAACGGCACTAAGCCGCTGTCTACCACGACCGTGGAGAATATCACCCAGACAGATGGGTTCTCGTCTGCTTGGACGGTTCCGTTTGCTTCGCGTCTGTACGTCGAGATGATGCAGTGCCAGGCCGAGCAGGAGCCGCTGGTCCGTGTCTTGGTTAATGATCGCGTTGTCCCGCTGCATGGGTGTCCAATTGATGCTTTGGGGAGATGTACCCGGGATAGCTTTGTGAGGGGGTTGAGCTTTGCTAGATCTGGGGGTGATTGGGCGGAGTGTTCTGCTTAG